A window of Bacteroidota bacterium genomic DNA:
AACGCTGCTGGTATTATTATTCGCAACAACTGTGCTGTTCATATTACCATTTAATGCGCTTAACGACTGGCTGTTATTTACTACTGCCGTTCCCTGTATTACCGAATTGTAGAAAACTATCTGCGCTCCGTTTTGTGCTTTCAGTCCTTTGCCCACAGTTGTCTTCACCCCATTATGCGATTTGATAATTATTTTTGCTGCATTTACCGTAATATTTCCGCCAACGTTGGTGCCGCTTAACGTAACTGTGCCTGCTGTTACTTTAAGGTCTCCGGCAATAGGATGAGCCGCGTCATATAGAGTTCCTTCATCATCCGGTTCGAGAGGATCGGTGCTTCTTATGTCATCTATGTTGGCAAAATCGTATCCGCCCGAAGTGTCAACGGTCATGTTCACTTTATATCCCGCGGCTAGAGTAAGGCCTTTGGGATTTTTAAAATCAATGGTTGGTGTTCCCGGAATTTCATCTCTTCGCACTGTTCCCGGGTTGCCATTCGCTGTTGTATTGGTGGAAATAATTGTTCCTTTTTCTGCCATGATGTTTTAGGTTTTAAGTGGTTATTAATAATTGATACGATTTATTTTTCCGACTTCGCATCAATGCCCAAATGTAGTTTTATTTTTTCAATGTCGGTTTTGAATAAATTATTTTCCGCCTTCAGTTTTTCAATTTCCATTTTTTGAGAATCAAGTATTTTCTGCTGTGAATTTTGTGAAGACCAGTATGATTGCTGAATCAATGCCATTACATGCGGTTCTTTCAAACAATCTTTTTCTCCTTTGGCATCGGTATGTGTTGGGTAATGTTCTTCTCCGTCCACATAGGGATAATGCGTCATTGCATAGCCAATAATTTTTCCATCGGTGATTGCTTTTACGGCAACGCCCGGATGTTTTTCTGAAAGCGTAAGCGGGTCACCTGGAGAAATGTTTCCGTTCTCATCCGAAACCTTTACAAGCAACTGACCAAGCAGGGCAATATTTACAGATTTTTTATCGTACATGCGCTGTCCTTCCTGGTCATCATTATTTCTTGTGCCGTATTTTGAAACTACACCGAGCAGCATTTGCTCTTTTGAATTTGCCCGTTGCACCCCATTATCATTAACCGAACTTAAGGAAACAATTTCTCCTATCGCAAGAGTAGTATCAGATGTTTTGAAAAATTCAGAATAATCTCCAACTCCGCTGTTATTTACAAAATAATTTGTATTATTTGTTCTGTACCAAATCCGGTTGCTTCCATTAACAGAAGTGGCAATGCTTCCATTCGCGGTTCTTACGGGAACTGCTCCATTCCCATCGGTTATTTTTGTTTCACCATTCTGAACCCATAAGCCATAGTTTCCAACTGTGCTGTTTAAAGCATCGCCATACAAACCATAATTAAGTCCCGGAGTTGTCGCATACGATTTGCCATACACGCCAGTTTTTGATCCGGTTGATGAACCCGTGCTACCTGTGGCTTCACCCAAAACACCAAAAGCATTAATAGTAGAAATGCCTACATCGCCAAGAGCATAAACTCCCCTGAAGCCGCCTTCAAAATAACCGCCAATACCATAGCCGGCAGCATTCATGGAGTGCCCCCAAACTCCGTAGCCACTCAATGCAGTTGCATCCGTATTTTCACCATAAATTGCCCTGCTGCCTGCAACAGTTGTAGTAGAATGCAATTTATATAAAGGCGCAGTTGTTCCGATGCCTACATTGCCTGCATTTGTAATTCTCATTCTCTCGGTTAAAGTTGCAGAGGCATCGGGCGTGGTATAAAAAAGCATATCGGTGGGTAAATCGCCTGCACCACCCGAAGCAGCGCCTCTTATTGTTTGAATACGGGCTTGCCCTGTTGTTAAATCACTTGCACCAAAATCTAAATTAGCAAGTATATCATTGATGTTTGGGCTTTGTGTGGATTGCCGCAAAGCGATACTAGCCGGAATGCCTGCACCTGCAGTTGTATTTTGCACATCAAGGTCAGCAGTTCCGGTTGGAGGATTTAGAGCAGTAATCGCAACTTTTCCTTTTTCAAAATATCCAGCCCAGTTGCCTCCTGTTCCATACACTGCAAAATTATTTAGACCTGAGGTATGATAACCAAGATAGCCGGTTGCGGCAGTTCCTCCGGTTAAATCACCGCCAACTTCATAATAGGTAGTTCCAGCGTTGGAAGAATTTGTTGCAAAAATTCCTTTGTAGCTTGCGCTCGTTGAACTGATGTTGATTCCAAAATTGCCGCCTCCTCCTCCAACCAAACTCATTTTAATTCCGTTCTCTATTGTTCCATTAGTAAGAAAAGTTGTCAAATAATTTGCTGTGGGAGCAACAGTTCCAATCCCCACAATTCCGCTGCTTGCAGGAACAATCAAAGCATAATTGTTTGTTCCGCCTGTTGCAGAAAAATAACCTGCAATGTTTGTGGTGGAAGCGCCCGTAACTTCCGACCATATTCCATAGCCGGTTCCTGTAATTATTCCGCTGTTACTAATATGCAGACCTTTTGAACTGGCAGTTGTGCTGATTTGAAGAATCTCCAGCATGCTCAAAGTAGAATTGGCAGCGCCTGTGGTATTAATGCTGATGTTCTGCCCAATAGATTCTTCGACTCCGCTCAGAATGACAAAGCAGAAAAAAGAAATTATTAAAAAAAAATTTGAGCAACAATTTTTCATCAAAGAGGGGCTTAGACTAACACGTCAAATGTAAAAAATAATTCTGATTAAGCAAATGAGTTGCAATGCATTTTAGACGAACGAAGAAAAAGAAAAGACCAGTTCAGTACTTCAATTGAAATTCACTCAGGTCAGGAATATTTTCGCGCTTGCGTTTCTTTTCATACTCATAAATCGTTCTCCCCAGATTTGCCAGAAACGGAAAACCAATTTCGTTGTATTCATATTTTCCATCATTCAGAATTCCATCGCTGTTCACATAAATGGTGGCGGCAAGCATGAACTCAGTTTTATTTTCAAAGTCCACAATGTAGGCGGCATCCGAAAGAAATCCATGCGACTGCCCCACAATATTAAAAATGCGGATGTTTTTATTCGTAATGGAGTCCTTTGAATCGCCATAGAGAAAATATTTTTTATAACTGTCCCAATATTTTTTACTGTCGTATTTCGGAAAATCGCTCTCACGCGGATACATGGAAAGATATTTTCTGAGAAAAGAATAATCATCGCCCGTAAGTTTGAATCTCTTGTCTTCAGGAACGCTTGCGGGAAAAATTACGGAGAGAAGCATGTCGTGAACTTCCTGCAGGGTCATGCAGTTCAGATAGGTGAAGTCCTTCGGCTGATTCACCAATTTATTTTTGCTGTCCAGATATCCTTTCCCTATTTTTATTTCACCGAAAGGAGGAGGATATTTTTTTTCGCACACGAGCATCGGCTGGCGATAAATTTCTTTTCCGCTTTTGTCGTAAAAGATAAACGGATTGGTGTGGCGGGCAAGTTCGCCAAGACAATTCACATCAAACGAATGAGTGATGCGCGTGTTCGCATAACCCATTTCCTGCATCCGCCTGTTCAGAAATTCCATTCCGACAAATGAAAACATGCGGTTGTACGCCTCGTCATCGCTCGTGAGTAGCATGCGCTTGATAAAGTGCGCCACCGAAGGATAACCGTTTTCAGCAGTAGAATCAAATTCCATTTTTGTCTGGCACTTCCACGCGCTGTCAATTTTCAGGCGGGAAAATTTGTCAACGCCTTTCTCGCGGAGTGAATTTATTTTTTCAAGAGCAAGCGCAGCAGCCGGAAGTTTGACCATGCTTGCAGGATAAAAATAAGTTGCAGGGTCGAGATGAAAATTATATTGTGTGAAATGAGGAATATTTTTTTTATCCCTGTCAATCTGCGTATAAATAATCTGAACTTTATACTCTCCTGAGTTCTGAAAAACACTCTGGAATTTTTCCGGTTCGGCTTTCAGCAATTCTTCTATGAAATTTGAATCGGATATTTTTCTTGGAATATCTTTCTGCGATGAATCCTGAAATCTGCCATTAAGCAAAAGAAAAAACAAACAAGCGATGAAAAGAACACTTCGTAGTTCGTAGGTTCGTATTTTTTTCGTACTTCGATGGAGTTTCATTTCTTTTTCTTCTTCGACAGCATAAGGTTCGATTCGTTTTTATGCCATCTGTAGCCGATTCCAAACTCGAGCGACTTCACGTTTGTTTTATCCTGGTATGCTTTCACCAAATCTTCCTGCTTGTGCGCGCTGAACATGGGAATTGTTCCCGTGTATGTTCCGTAAAATTTATTATTCCAAATTGAATCTGAAAAAAACTTCAGTGGAATGCCTGAGTCATCCTGCAGCAGTAAATCACTTTGTTTCAAAATCAAACTTCTGATTACTGAAAAATAATTTTTATGCATGAGATAAGAAGCGGATTTAAGAAAAGTGGTTACCGTTCCAAGTTCATTCACGAATGAAACAAACTGCGGTGTTTTATTTTTCACTCCTGCATCGGATAAATCAACAGAGAAATAAAAAAGTATTCTTGGTTTTTCTTCTCCGGTTTTATGAAAAGTGATTTCCACTCCCTGCGTTTTTATAGAATCTGCCTCAGCATCGCTGTAAATTATTTTTCCGGATGGAGCAAGATAAATCATTTGAATATTCTCTATGAAATTTCCTGTGCGCACGAGAAACAATAACATGACAGGAATAGTTCCATTCACTTCTTTTTGTTCCAGGTCCTTTTTCATGCTGAGTGTTCTGAAAAAACTGAAATTCAAAATGGAGTTGAGCGAGCGCTCCACTTCATTCAAATATTTTTCCAATGAATCGCTGGAATTTTTTCTGATTACAGGAATTTTTCCTCTCGGCTCAAGCCCCACAAGAACCATGGTATCTGAATTCGGGAAAAATATTTCCGCATTCAAAAAATCCGGTCCGGAAAAAGGATAGAATAATGTGTGCGAAACCGAATCAGGAATCTCCTTCTTCGCCCATGCTGAAATTTTCTGAAGGCGCGTGCTGTCGTATTTCTGCCAGCGCGCTTCCATATTTTTTGAAAACTTCTGCCACTCTTTATCAACGAGCAAAGATGAATCCAATGTGGAATTTGAATCAGCAGGCATTCCCGCAATGAAACGGGCAATGTCATTGTATTTTCTCTCGTAGATTTTTTTCTTCTCCGTTTTTACCAAAGTATCTTTTGCAAAGGAATCTTTTTTTAGTTCTTTCTTTTGCTCGCAGGTTTTTTCATTTCCGCAATTTGAAAAGATAATTGCTGTTGTAAAAAATAAAATGAAAGGCCAACATGGGCTAAAGCCCATCTTGCTTGGGAATTTCATTAGCCCCGACCTTAAGGTCGGGGCTAATGAGCGAAGAAGAAACCGGGCTTTAGCCCTAGGCATTTTTCTCATCTGAAATTTTTTTATCTGCAAAATAAACAAGTAAGCCGATTGCCACAGTGGCAAATCCGGCAAGAGATTCTTTCTGCTTAAACATTAAGCCGTAAACAAGCAGCCAAGCACCGAACAATAAAAAAATAATTGGCGTTACGGGATAACCCCATGTTTTATAAGGGCGGAGCAAATCAGGTTTTTTAATTCTCAGCACAAATAATCCGAGCACAGAAAAAAATGTCATCAGGTTTAATGTAAATCCAATGTAAGTTATCACAGCGTCAAAAGTGGAAGTGAAAATAAAAAAAAGTGTGATGCAGCTCTGCGAGAGAATGGCGATGAACGGAATTCCGTTTTTATTTTTCATAGAGAAAAACCGAAACATGTGATGGTCTTCACCCATTACCTGCGAAACGCGGGGACCTGCGAGAATCATTCCGCTTACGGATGAAAGCAGCAGCATGGAAATTACTATCGCAATAATTTTTCCTCCGGTGGCTCCGAAAATTTTTGCAGCAGCGAGCGAGCCGATGTCCACCACCGGAAATCCATCCGCGTCTTTCATTTCATCCAGCGGAATGGTATAGAGAAAAACAAAATTCAGCAGCACATAGAGAAAAAGCACGAGCAATGTTCCGCTGAAGAGCGAGCGCGGAAGATTTTTCTGCGGTGATTCAATTTCTCCGGCAATATAGGTGGAAGCATTCCAACCGGAATACGCGAATGAAACAAAGAAAAGTGAAACACCGAATGCGGGACTGAAAATATCGTTTGCTGTGTTTCTTGTTGCAGAAAAACTTGCAGTTCCTGTTCTATGCGCCAGCACTCCGAAAAAAATAATTCCCAGAATCACCAGTACGTTTGTTGCCGTAAGAAAATTCTGAATTCCTCTTCCGGTTTTTAAATTACTGACATGAATGAGCGTAAGAAAAATTACAACTGCCGCTGCAACGTAAACCGGATTCATCTCCGGAAAAACCCGCGACAAATATTTTCCCAGCGCGATTGCCGATGCAGCAACAGGCGCGGCAAATCCAACCGTTGCCGAAACCCATCCGGAAAGAAATCCGACTGCCGGATGATAAATCCGCGAGAGAAAATTATATTCACCGCCCGAGCGCGGAAGCGCAGCGCCCAATTCTCCATAGCAGAGCGCGCCAGTGAGTGCGGCAATTCCTCCAATCACCCAAAGCAGCAACAACGCAAATCCTGAATGAAGTCCGGCCGCCTGAAATCCTAAACTGGTGAACACACCGGTTCCAATCATGTTCGCAATGACAATGGAAGTGGCAGTGAAAAAGCCAATATATTTTTTTGAATTCATTCGGGTACAGATAACGAAAGGATACTAATTTACAGAATTACGAATGGACTCAAATATTTTTGTATCCATTTGTAATTTCGCAAATCTGTAAATGATTAGTTATCTGTACCGATTAGTCGAACGATTGCGATGCGCGTGAAGAAAGTTCAATCATCTGCTGGTATTCTTCCGGAGAAAGGTCGTTGAAGAAATAATGAATGGGATTTACCTTCTCGCCATTTTTAATTACTTCGTAATGCACGTGCGGACCGGTGGAGCGGCCGGTGCTTCCCACATAGCCAATCAATTCTCCGCGCTTCACTTTTTGCCCGACATGCGCTGCCATGCGGCTCATGTGCCCGTACAAAGTTTTATATCCGAAACCGTGATTGATGATGACATGATTTCCGTATCCCTGCGCATCGGCATTTGCTTCTTCCACCACACCATCGCCTGTGGAATAAATTTCTGTTCCGGTGTTCGCAGTGAAATCAAGCCCCGGATGAAACTCGGAAGTTTTGTAAATGGGATCGGTTCTCCAGCCATAACCCGAAGGTTCATGTTTCAAATCTTTATTTGAAATTGGCTGAATGGCGGGAATCGAAGCGAGCATCTGCTCTTTGTTCTTCGCCATCTTCACCACTTCGTCAAATGATTTTGACTGGATGTAAAGTTGTTTTGAAAGTTGATCGAGTTTCTTTGTGCTCTCAACAACTAGTTTTGAATTTTCATAACCTTCCAATTCTTTGTATCTATCTACACCACCGAATCCTGCTTTGCGGATTTCATCGGCAATGGGATCAGCTTCAAAAATCATCCGGTAAATATTGTCATCGCGTTTTTGAATATCGCCTAACACAGTTTGAACTTGCCCGAGTTTTTTGTTGAGGATGTCATATTGATAGGTCATCCACTCAATTTCACGCTTCTGCATTTTTTCTTTGGGAGAATCGAAATAGGTGAAGGCGATGAAAACAGTTATGCCCGCAAACACAGTTCCAATGGCGAGATAAGAAAGTACGCGCAGAATAATTTTTCTCCAGCTGAATCCTACTTTTTCATAGGTCAGCGAGTGCGTATTAAATTTATACTTGATTTTAGACATCTTTCTTTATTTACTAATGTACGAATCTGTAAAAAGTATATGCAAAGGTAGATAAAAAATTTACTTTTGTCACACCGAGGAGATTATCAATTAACAGGATTGCCAACATATAACAATCGGTGTAATCTTGGAGTTAATATCGGTGTAATCAAATAAAATGAAATCGAGCAAAGTTAGAGAAAAGTTTTTAGAATATTTCCGGGGGAAAGACCACGAAATTGTTCCCTCCGCTCCGCTGGTGATTAAGAATGATCCCACGCTGATGTTCACCAACGCAGGCATGAATCAGTTCAAAGATTTATTTTTAGGAAATGCTCCCATAAAATTTCCGCGCGTTGCCGACACGCAAAAATGTTTGCGCGTTTCGGGCAAGCATAATGATTTGGAGGAAGTGGGTATTGACACCTATCATCACACGATGTTTGAAATGCTCGGCAACTGGAGTTTCGGAGATTATTTTAAGAAGGAAGCAATCAAATGGGCATACGAACTTCTCACGGGCGTTTATAAAATTTCTCCCGACAGAATGTATGTAACCGTTTTCGAAGGAAGTTCTGAGGAAAAAATTCCTTTAGACCAGGAAGCGTATGATAGCTGGAAAAATTATTTTCCTTCTTCACGAATACTAAACGGAAATAAAAAAGATAATTTCTGGGAGATGGGCGATACCGGACCATGCGGACCATGCTCTGAAATTCATGTTGACTTGCGCGATGACAAGGAAAGAAGTAAGGCAGATGGAAAAACGTTGGTGAACAAAGGAAATCCGCAGGTGATTGAAATCTGGAATTTGGTTTTCATCGAGTTCAATCGAAAAGCAGACGGCTCGCTCGAAAAACTTCCCGCGCGGCATGTGGATACCGGAATGGGATTCGAACGCTTGTGCATGGTTCTGCAGGGAAAAAAATCTACTTACGATACAGATGTTTTTCAACCCATCATTCGCAAAATCGAAGACCTCTGCGGCTTGCGCTACTCCGAACTCAAAACTCCCAACTCCGAACTAATTAACATTGGCATGCGTGTGATTGCTGATCACATTCGTGCGATTTCATTTGCGATTTCTGACGGGCAGCTTCCTTCCAACACCGGAGCCGGTTATGTGATAAGAAGAATTTTACGCAGGGCGGTTCGCTATGGTTATCAGTCGCTCGGAATCAAAGAGCCGTTTCTTTATCGTTTAGTTCCTGTGCTCGCAAATCAGATGGGAGATTTTTTTCCGGAAATAAATTCTCAGAAACTTTTTGTGGAAAAAGTAATCAAGGAAGAAGAAATTTCTTTCTTCCGCACGCTCGAACAGGGATTGAAAAAAATTGACAGTGTTTGCATATCAATTTCTAATTCGGGTAAAGAAAAAATTGTGGACGGAAAAACTATTTTTGAATTATACGATACTTATGGATTTCCGGTTGACCTCACTTCGCTTATCGCGCGGCAATATGGTTTGAGCATTGACGAAAAAGGTTTTGAAACGGAAATGGAAAAGCAGAAAGAGCGTTCAAGAAACGCAAATGTGATTGATACAGATGATTGGGTTGATGTGATAAGTGATGATACTTTTCATACAGGAGGATTTGTTGGTTATGATTCCTTGGAAACTCAAACCAGAATTATTAAATACAGAAAAGTTAAAAGTAAAGGCAAAGAACAATATCAAATTGTCCTCCACATGAATCCGTTTTATGCTGAGAGCGGAGGACAGGTTGGCGATACTGGAATCCTTGAATCAAGAGGAGAAAAAATAATTATTACTAATACAAAAAAAGAAAATGACTTATACATTCTAATTGCAGATAAAATGCCAACTGATGTTACAACATTGCTTATTGCTCGAGTTGACAAGCAAAAACGTTTGCTCACGATGAACAATCACACCGCTACGCATTTGCTTCATGCTTCGCTGAGAGAAATTTTAGGAAAGCACGTGGAACAGAAAGGTTCGCTTGTGAATGAGGAGCATTTACGCTTTGACTTTTCGCATTTTTCAAAAGTTACGGATGAAGAACTTGCAAAGATTGAAGCGCGCGTGAATGAAAAAATACGCGAGAATATTTCGCGCAATGTGGAAGTGATGGCGCTTGATAAAGCAAAACAATTGGGAGCAATGGCGCTCTTCGGAGAAAAATACGGAGATACTGTTCGCGTAGTAACATTTGATAAAAATTTTTCCATCGAACTCTGTGGAGGAACGCACGCGCTGAGCACCGGACAAATCGGTTATTTCAAAATTACTTCTGAGGGCGCGGTGGCTGCCGGCATCCGCA
This region includes:
- a CDS encoding serine hydrolase, producing the protein MKLHRSTKKIRTYELRSVLFIACLFFLLLNGRFQDSSQKDIPRKISDSNFIEELLKAEPEKFQSVFQNSGEYKVQIIYTQIDRDKKNIPHFTQYNFHLDPATYFYPASMVKLPAAALALEKINSLREKGVDKFSRLKIDSAWKCQTKMEFDSTAENGYPSVAHFIKRMLLTSDDEAYNRMFSFVGMEFLNRRMQEMGYANTRITHSFDVNCLGELARHTNPFIFYDKSGKEIYRQPMLVCEKKYPPPFGEIKIGKGYLDSKNKLVNQPKDFTYLNCMTLQEVHDMLLSVIFPASVPEDKRFKLTGDDYSFLRKYLSMYPRESDFPKYDSKKYWDSYKKYFLYGDSKDSITNKNIRIFNIVGQSHGFLSDAAYIVDFENKTEFMLAATIYVNSDGILNDGKYEYNEIGFPFLANLGRTIYEYEKKRKRENIPDLSEFQLKY
- a CDS encoding amino acid permease, producing MNSKKYIGFFTATSIVIANMIGTGVFTSLGFQAAGLHSGFALLLLWVIGGIAALTGALCYGELGAALPRSGGEYNFLSRIYHPAVGFLSGWVSATVGFAAPVAASAIALGKYLSRVFPEMNPVYVAAAVVIFLTLIHVSNLKTGRGIQNFLTATNVLVILGIIFFGVLAHRTGTASFSATRNTANDIFSPAFGVSLFFVSFAYSGWNASTYIAGEIESPQKNLPRSLFSGTLLVLFLYVLLNFVFLYTIPLDEMKDADGFPVVDIGSLAAAKIFGATGGKIIAIVISMLLLSSVSGMILAGPRVSQVMGEDHHMFRFFSMKNKNGIPFIAILSQSCITLFFIFTSTFDAVITYIGFTLNLMTFFSVLGLFVLRIKKPDLLRPYKTWGYPVTPIIFLLFGAWLLVYGLMFKQKESLAGFATVAIGLLVYFADKKISDEKNA
- a CDS encoding M23 family metallopeptidase — its product is MSKIKYKFNTHSLTYEKVGFSWRKIILRVLSYLAIGTVFAGITVFIAFTYFDSPKEKMQKREIEWMTYQYDILNKKLGQVQTVLGDIQKRDDNIYRMIFEADPIADEIRKAGFGGVDRYKELEGYENSKLVVESTKKLDQLSKQLYIQSKSFDEVVKMAKNKEQMLASIPAIQPISNKDLKHEPSGYGWRTDPIYKTSEFHPGLDFTANTGTEIYSTGDGVVEEANADAQGYGNHVIINHGFGYKTLYGHMSRMAAHVGQKVKRGELIGYVGSTGRSTGPHVHYEVIKNGEKVNPIHYFFNDLSPEEYQQMIELSSRASQSFD
- the alaS gene encoding alanine--tRNA ligase, translated to MKSSKVREKFLEYFRGKDHEIVPSAPLVIKNDPTLMFTNAGMNQFKDLFLGNAPIKFPRVADTQKCLRVSGKHNDLEEVGIDTYHHTMFEMLGNWSFGDYFKKEAIKWAYELLTGVYKISPDRMYVTVFEGSSEEKIPLDQEAYDSWKNYFPSSRILNGNKKDNFWEMGDTGPCGPCSEIHVDLRDDKERSKADGKTLVNKGNPQVIEIWNLVFIEFNRKADGSLEKLPARHVDTGMGFERLCMVLQGKKSTYDTDVFQPIIRKIEDLCGLRYSELKTPNSELINIGMRVIADHIRAISFAISDGQLPSNTGAGYVIRRILRRAVRYGYQSLGIKEPFLYRLVPVLANQMGDFFPEINSQKLFVEKVIKEEEISFFRTLEQGLKKIDSVCISISNSGKEKIVDGKTIFELYDTYGFPVDLTSLIARQYGLSIDEKGFETEMEKQKERSRNANVIDTDDWVDVISDDTFHTGGFVGYDSLETQTRIIKYRKVKSKGKEQYQIVLHMNPFYAESGGQVGDTGILESRGEKIIITNTKKENDLYILIADKMPTDVTTLLIARVDKQKRLLTMNNHTATHLLHASLREILGKHVEQKGSLVNEEHLRFDFSHFSKVTDEELAKIEARVNEKIRENISRNVEVMALDKAKQLGAMALFGEKYGDTVRVVTFDKNFSIELCGGTHALSTGQIGYFKITSEGAVAAGIRRIEAVTAVKAEEFINRQIGTLNQIKELLKNPKDIFKSIEQLQNENSELARKVESVLHEKAKFVQAELISKVKKQNGINFITEKIELDSSEAIKTLSFELKNKIENLFLVLGANVNGKPSLTVMLSDNLVKEKNLHAGNIVKELAKEINGGGGGQPFYATAGGNNAEGLDKAISAAKKFLS